The window tttgctactaacccgcagatggaaaattgagaagtgggcggcgttccacaacccctcaccccgcaaaatgtcactcgatatttcatagggaaatcttaatacaacatctcctctttgtttctgctctatgacggaaccctaacaagaaATTGTTAATTACATGCATTATGCCTGCCTATTCCGGTATGTGATAGGTAGGTGTATGACCACATAGCTGTTTAGGTTCTAACCTAAACCTTATGGTTATAGCCATGACCTCGATTAAGCGAGCATGTACGCGGAATTGGGTTTATAGATTACATAAGTACATTGGCCCAATACGGTAACAACCGAACCTACCTAATTGGATTTCCATCATTTTGGGGCTGGGAACTGGGTATGTGAAAATAAAATCGGAAGAGTGTGATAGTCGAAGTTTTCTCGCCTTAGGTAGgtaatgatgatgttgatgatctCTTCAACTTTTCAAGCTGCATCACGCTTAAAAAGTTGAGGTAACagtgttttgacttttgagggGCATTTAGTCTGTTCCAGGGAGCTCGGACTCAAAGTTgaaacacaataattattacaaagttGAAATTACgtacagaggttccctttataaaattatagttaaGGAATAAGCTGGATGtttcaaaattcccacgggagcgAACACGCGAGCGGCCGCTAGTCCCttgcaaattaaataaatttattactaAAGAAAATGAAATAGGCGTTGGCACTAAAACCTCTTCATATAGACATTTTATATACAAACGCTCTGGTAACTCTACTCGTAGATAGTAGTTTTATCGTAGATAATAATAGATACTTATCTCTGATAGTTTTCTTACTCACTATACAAATTAAATTGCTAATAGTATAGCTTTCCCGGTATTTCCTACAACAAACAGGCTAATTGAAACCAATTACCAACCTCCCTTGTCCTTATTTTTCTGGCAACTTCAATAGCAGGTTGTTTCAATATATCATCCTTTATCCGCGGCAATTTCCTTCCTCTTGTCCCGTAATATAGTTTGAACAAAACGCAAGTTAATGCGTCTAAAATTCTTCTCAACGCGCttaaaatacgcatttttaaaCTGAACGGTCTCGGTTTCATTTCTACACATTTTGTGCTCATATTTGCACTTCACAACTGCCTATTGGCGACACCTTTTTACTATTTTAAtccactttttattatttaacgatCACGATCGTCTGAGTCACACTGTTGTAGCGGCACAACCGTCGCGATCGCCGTCAATCGCCGACTCGactcattttgtttgttcataaGCCGAAGCATAACAATACCGGCTAGGTTACAAGAGTATGTAATCCCCATAATATCAATAGTGCCGTCTCACTTCACTATACCCACTTTCCTATATAccaaccctgaagtaagttgaCAGACTAGTTGGCTcccatatttttataataagcgcTTTATAGCGAAACACGAATAGCtccatatgtacctactatctgACTCATTAGTCTTTATTTCCTTATTTTCTTTTACAAAGGTAGACCTATTTGTCATagaatatacctatacctacgccCATGTGTCAGTATCAGTACAGGGATCTCAATCCCCAAATTCGTTTTGTTGCTATTTGATTACTTGCTTGTATTGCAGATCAATTTCTCGTAAGTCGCTACCGTTATTTCTTACATTTATcagatattagtatagatatacatatagtacgcgactggtcgagacagcaatcggggagggaacgcccggcacacccgcaAGCTCCCGCTggaacccggtgcgggcgagcgcaggtaacgtgcgggtgtgcgggcgtccccccatCTCATAcaacgattgccatctcaacctgtcgcgtactatagtaggtacctaggtatatatttcCGCATACGTAAGTGAAATGGTGAATTGTGtaagtaaattttaaaattacatcgCTACATAAGCATAAATTCGCAGATTTAATAAATCTACATGCCTATGcagatttctttttttatttatgtacgtTAGAGTTCTTAGGTATACCTAGCATATTATAACTTAGAATTTGATAGTGCTGATTTCACCAACGTCGGGTGACTTTCAATTGAGGAATAAATTAGGCGTAATGAGAGTTTTTTACTGAAACCTTTTACCCTACCAAATTTATGCTCGGATACTACTTATTTTTCGTTGGTGAAATCGGCTCTTAGAACTAACTACGTAATAAGAGTAggtattacttaataatttataatatttgatttattaGGTAGGAATTAAAGAAATAGttagcttattttttttattaatcaacaatgataaaataaagttaaattaagtttatttagTCTGTTATAAAATTCAGATAGAAACGTATTTTTTATACCTGCTGTTTTTATTTGCCGTTTTGAGGCTCTACCCATCCGCCAAAAACCTTTTCTAGTTCTTCTGCAACGGCAAAACATAGTCTGTCATTATTAATATTGGATACTACTTGTATTCCTATAGGCAAGCCATCTTTATTAAGTCCCAAAGGTACAGCCGTTGCAGGTAAGCCCAGACTATTTATTATAGCTGTGTACATAAAATTcaatggtcttattagtggttGATTATGGTAGAGCGCCGGCAGAGGATGTGTCGGAAAAAGAAATACGCCATTATCGCCCAgcatatttctaaaaacctcTTCTAAATAATCACGAGccttcataaaatatttatgtttttcaCTTTCCGGATTAAATTTTTCTTGATCGGATAATGATATCAAAAGACAAGCCAAAGTGTTTTCTGATAAGCCCAGggtacttttaaatatttccaGGACATTCGAAGTTACACTggggtttttcaaaatgtgcGCTGCAAATCGATCCTCTGTTTTCATTGATGTTGACCATATTTGTGTTGATCGTTTCAGCCAATCGATTTTCTTTTCTTCAACGGTCATATTATATTTCAGTTGAAAGTGTTCAACAACTTTTTTCAATGCTTGTTTTATTTCTGGATCGACTTCGCTTATCATAGGAGCACCATTACTAAACTGATAAAATACTTTAAgcgttccaatgtccacaggtTTATCTAGGTTAAGATGTTCAGCATAATCTCCTGATATAATCTTCTGAATGTGTTTTAAATCAACAGCAAATCTTGTCATGGGTCCAGTACCTGAAAATATGAATTAACTATTACATACTAGTCTAAATCCATATCCACACTCTTATATCCATATCCAAATCCATACTCTTATATtcatattacttaatattaaaaatacgaaagtgtgtatgtctgtctgctagctttttacggcccatccgtttaatcgattttctTGAAATTGGGTAATAAACAACTAGGTAAACAATTGTTATGTTAGATGTTTATTACGATGTCATATTAGACTTTGCCCATAAAACTAAGTCTTGGAGAAGCCTAAAAAtggtatatatttaaatatataccatttatattttagtatatttaaagattatataatatgtatatttaaatactagtgtatgcccgcgactttgtccgcgtggactatacaaatttagaattcctattttacccccttaggggttgaatttttaaaaaccctttcttagcggatgtcaatatcaacagctatctgcatctagctatctacatgccaaatttcagcctgatccgtcctgtagtttgagctgtgcgttgatagatcagtgagtcagtcagcttttccttttttagagtaacttacttaaatataagtttattttatcaTCCTGGACTTCAGGATGTAGTCCTTCATTAGATACTGCTCTTCGAGTAGGTTTGTGTCCAAATATCCCATTAAAAAAAGCAGGGATTCGAATAGAACCGGCTATGTCAGATCCTgaaaatattgataaattaaAGTGGTATTGATTATTGCATTTGAAGGTATTTCTCCAAGAGAAGGATATTATTATGATCGACATTGAAGACTAAGCTACTAAAAGTAGCTGGATAATGATTAAccggatacgtcaggattacagcctaatagattaaccgagccttcgtgggcgcacCAAACGGCCGCGGGTCAGGGTGACAGGTtgagaaatcggcggactatacTAGCCGagtctaattattattacttattattatactgTAGTTCTGTTTCTATTACATAACCTACCTATGCCAAACAAGCTGCCTCCAACAGCCTGGATAACGCCTTCGCCGCCCGAAGATCCGCCCACGATACGAGTGGTATTGTACGGATTAAGCGTCCTGCCATAAATATGGTTGTGGGTTTCATACCTgtaatcataaatcataatataaacGTTTCAAACTATAGCGATTTTTTCGAACTACCTATCTACATAAATTGTAACGATAAAGGGATGCTGCGCCGTTATGAGATAGGTAGCTGGTGGTGGTGTAATATAgttaattttgtattatttccTCCCcctcattaagtaggtataacctgTTATCTcttatcgactatcgacaaatatttttttactgtcATACAACAGCAGATTATCaggttccagttccataaggTGCGAGCGAAAAGTCCGGTAAAAATGATTTGTTACTCAGTTCGCATgtttgtaatggctcaactataaTGGTGTGGCTACATTAAGTTTAACGTCAATGCCCAGCAATGCTTTAAACAACGGGTTATAAGACGCTTCAAAGTTTGAAAATTCGGGGTGTCCAACGAGTCACATCCAATCGTGTAActgtgtgactcgttgggaatccatCGAAATTTTTGTCCCATCGACTCACATTCAAAGCACAGTGTGACTAGTTGAGAATTCCAATGGATAACAAGGTTACAactagtaacagtgtgactcgatgtGGAAAAATCTATGAGTTCCcacttcccaacgagtcacgCTGTGATACGATTGGGTGATGATAATCGAGCCAGTATAAAAAAGGTACTTATAAGTCATAGCTATGATAAAGGTATTAATTTATCTTACCACATGCAAAGTTCCGGAACATTTGTTAATCCAATAATTATGGCTCCGCTATTCTTTAACAATCGTATCACCTCAGCATCTTTATCGGCTTTGAAATTTTTTCTCAATGTAATTCCAACAGTCACATGAAGTCctgcaaataaaaattaacagtTTAAAACCAAAAACTCCTGAAGTGTCATAGGAGTTGGGAAATTCGACAGAAACGAAGCAATGCTTAAAAACCGCTGCGTGTTGTGTTTTTTATCTCATACAGTTTTTCTCGCTCAATAATTGACTGCGCTGCCTAACAAACTATGAAACGCGTTTCATTGCCGTGTTCGTGAGTTCGTTTCACTTTTTGTGAGCTTAGATTGAGAGTGAGGAAACAGAGAATGCTCGCTCACTGGTTGCTCTCGAAGTCCATGTCAAAGTGTCAGCAGAAAGAATCTATTAGAGAAGAATAGAAAGTGCTCACCCAAAGGTTGCTTCTCAGAGTCTATATTATCAACAGTGCCGGCTAAAGCATGTACAATTACCAGCAGAGGTGAAGTGTACTATCAGTATGAACGAATAGAGAATGCTCAACCATAATGGTTGCGTCTCGAGCAGAGATGAAGGGAACTATGAAAGTGACAGAATAGTGCTCTCCCTGGCAACGGTGGCGCTTTTTGTTCTCATTTTGGTTCCCGGCCTCAGAGCAATTAACAAGGCTTGTTGATTGTTTACAAGTTCAAATCCCAGCCCGCAACATGCGAAAAGACTTGAAAACTTGTTTTACTCGAAGACCTCTGCCACATGCCATAGACTACTAAGATTTTATTTTCGTGCCTCATCAACTTTTGCTAGGACTAATTAGCTCAAACATTACATAAACTTCTAAGTACTTATACCTTCTACGCCAATGCTGTCCTTAGTAGTAAAAGGTACACCTAAGAAAGGTTTCTCTCGAGCTAAATATTGTGTAGACAAAGAACCACTTCTTATAAGGTCGTCGGCGTCTTTTGCTTCTTTTAAAGCCAATTCAAATCTATCTTCGACAAAGTAGTTAGTGACCGGGTTGGTTTCCTTAATTCTTTGTATACAGGTATTTAAAACATCTACACTGGATACCTGgaatcattaaaaaatttaaatgagtaTAAAAATATGACATTCCAAAGAACGTTTGAAAGTTATCAGAAGGCATAGTAAATTATTAACATCTTTTAAAGAAACGGAATATTATGTGCCCACATGCGTACTGCCGTCCTCAAGCTAAAACGTCGTTAACCAACATTTGGCCAAATTTGACTTTTTAACGCTATCTtacttagaatttttttttctatcgacCAATCTAACCGGTATTTTCCTAGCTGctgtagtttttgaaatagCAATATGAAGAACGTCGTTAAATAACTACCTGTTCATATGATAACAACACTTAAACGCATTTAACTGACATTTGCCAGTCTAAAATGTCTCAAAGctggttttttttcttaatttccttaactaaaatgtctttaaagtcactatacttatttttaaattaagtttttctccAAAATTATGGTGCACTATTCCATAACTTAAATGTCTTTTAACGAAAATGCTAGACTAAAATGTCTTTAATGACACATAAACGCGTTACAGTTTAgtgatattttgcaaaaaaatattgtttcctaTCCTAAAATAACTCTATCCCGCTATACATAACTTTAATGTCTCTAACTATTCCCGCATCTCGCGAGGTTGTGACTTTCTTCTTCTTgcaatgccgtctcctatcggaggttggcaatcattagagctatctgcaccttggacactgctgctcggaaaagagatcgggttctcttcccgtaccattggcgtaaattctttagccacgatgttcttctacggcctggtggtAAGACTGCCGGCTgttttcccctgaataatgagctgaaggcagtcgtatttgctatttctcataatgtggctgaaatactccaacttccgcacttttatggTCTTCAGGATTTCAACATCTTCACTTAGCCTTTGtagtacagttgcatttttgaTACACTGTACCCAAGAGATTCTCAACATTCTTCTGTATACCCACATTTCAAAAGCTTGTAACTTTGACTAGTGCGCCTGCGAGAGCTTTCTGTAAACGCCTTGTGGCATTCAATCAAACTTTTGCACCAATAGGCAAAATAACCAATGAGTTCAAACCTCTCACTGTACTCTGGAATGATAGCGTAGTGGGAAGAAAACAAGAGGACATAACGGACTAAGAGGACTTAATATgaagaaaaaaggaaaattgtatgattttatggattttgtaaTGTCACAATTATTACAGCTGACCTAAgatagtgcttttattttatttatgaatacgGAGGATATTTTGAAATCCATGGTTTTTCACGGTTCACTTCTACAAACGGGCCCACAAAGGACGATGGTAACTGAAGAGAGAGTCATAAAATCCAGCTTCACAGGGGaagttgtaaaaaatattattaggattacgatcaatcacaaatacaatagatacaatgaaactataatatacattaatattatgctactcgtaatatctacgtacaataattaacctcggAAAACAGAtacaactccttaacctgtgaaccccacttagccatgatagtttcctttaaaattgattatattatatactactgctgtgaattttttcacgttcctttaTACAACCATATGGCTGATAAAGGGGgtagacacttgactctaataaaaattagcactttaattaaaacatcatattttacaacggatctacaaattgaaaaatgatgttcccacacccacagtatttttaaaagacctattcaacgatatctcacactatggggtagacgagaaaaaaatattcacccccactttacatgtaggagagccaccctaaaaataatatttatcacaattttattgcaccactttgtcggcgtgattaatatttatacccatgccaaattacagatttctagcactaatactataagttttaacaaaataagaGACTACTTTCGGACTGTTCCTCTTTCAATTGTTGTAGTTACCGTTACTTTCATTGGAAAACCTCAAATTTTTATAAACAATGCTAACCTAAAACGTCGCTACGGTTCGATCATTTGCAATAAaccacattttagtttagcaatTCTCCCCAAAAAACGCTACTGTATACAAACCATTTCTATTCTACTAGactaaaatgtgtttaaattacaaaagcCGCATTTTAAGTGTTATGTTATTGATAGTTTTAAGGATCATAACCTAACCTACAACGTCGTTAAAGTCTTTTAGAGTCATTTTACTTtagtaattatacaattttttaaagtttcgtAAAACGATGAAAAAAGTAAATGCAATCCAAGCCTTAAACGTCTTAAAGGGTAATCTAACGACatttaagttatgtaaatacaagacgttgttagaaaaaatgctagactaaaaagccaaaactgtcctgctttaattattatttattctagaaacttaaaaatacagcTATTCAAAAGTGCTCTATTTGCACTACATTTTCATAGTTTCAAGTTTTGGATACGGTTATTAGTTATCAAATGGCATCATTTCTTCATAAATTCGCGCTTTTTTGATCATATCTCGAAACTTGGTTGTGGTAGTTAACGACACTTTAGCTTTAGGACGGCAGCGTAGGTCACGAAAAAATGTAGTGACTAATTAATAGTAGGACAGGTATTTCTCCAAAAGATTTGGTCCTTGCAAGTTGCAATGCAAGATTTTTGGACcttaattattatcttatcCAGAATATACGTCCGAATATTAACACGTCAGTGGATCTGATTCGTGTTTGATTAGACTTAATTTTGTTGTAGGTAGGAAAGTTGAAACGAATATGTAATTAAATTGAATTTCGTTGACTCGCTTTTAGGTTTGTTTTATTTGCGTTTACTACTGTACATAATATTGCATTAATCTAGATTTTGTAACTAACTAGGTACAGTAAAATGGTCGATTCATGATTTAGTAGCCCACGCCCAAagcctcgtccgcgtggatttaggtttgatcCAGTAGAATTTATAAAATCCTTGCGGAGGTAGGCGTGTGGATGTCTACGGTACAAAGagaatcttcatacaaaatttctaGTTTCTAGATCAAGCGGTTTGAACtgtaccagagtgaactaactgtacgttgatatgtcagtcagtcgtatatttagatttcatcaAGTCATCTTAAATAATAAACTTCTAACACTATCCaatcacaatatttttttttaataagggtaAAAAATATCCTAATAATCTTATGTACATACCTCTTTATTCCTAATTTTTCTGGCAACTTCAATGGCTGGTTGTTTCAATATACTATCTTTTATCGGTGGTAACTTCTTCCCTTCGGCACCATAGtatattttaaataagaaaCCTGTTAATGCATATAAAATTCTTCTCACGGCACTCCAAAACCGTGATTTGAAACTGAACGGGTTTGGTTTCATTCTCTATAGAGGTATCACtatttatttactaatatttacaCCTCAAAACTTTAGTGAAGCACttttacttgtatctgaataaaaaaataaaaaatacctaatatgtATGTATACTCTTAGCTGTATGTTTAGCGACTAGCGTTCAAAATGTCTTGAGCTAAAGTGTACATAATATCATCACCATCGTTGCTAATCTTTCCCAATCAATGacttatcttatttatttttaatatcttcACATTATCTATTTTATATCTAGAGTAGTACCTACATCAACTTccaatgttatattatttttatacgatTGATAATAATAAGCGAATATATTTCACTATaatcatccatatccatactaatattataaatgcgaaagtgtgtctgtctgtctgtctgctagcttttcacggctcgaccgttcaaccgattttgacgaaatttggtacagagatagcttgcagcccggggaattacataggctacttttatcccggaaaattaaagagttcccacgggatttttaaaaaacctaaattcacgcggacgaagtcgcgggcatcatctagttttccataaaaaacatcaataattaTATTTGAGAAGCAAAGTAACAATGTAAAAAACCTTCATAAGAAACATCAGTTTCTTTTACGtaccaaaaactattttttgcgtaAAAAAGCGTGTCGTGTGGCGTATTTATTCTATCCTCTTTTTCTTCCAGATCAACATGTCCGAT of the Maniola hyperantus chromosome 19, iAphHyp1.2, whole genome shotgun sequence genome contains:
- the LOC117991484 gene encoding fatty-acid amide hydrolase 2-B-like — encoded protein: MKPNPFSFKSRFWSAVRRILYALTGFLFKIYYGAEGKKLPPIKDSILKQPAIEVARKIRNKEVSSVDVLNTCIQRIKETNPVTNYFVEDRFELALKEAKDADDLIRSGSLSTQYLAREKPFLGVPFTTKDSIGVEGLHVTVGITLRKNFKADKDAEVIRLLKNSGAIIIGLTNVPELCMWYETHNHIYGRTLNPYNTTRIVGGSSGGEGVIQAVGGSLFGIGSDIAGSIRIPAFFNGIFGHKPTRRAVSNEGLHPEVQDDKINLYLSTGPMTRFAVDLKHIQKIISGDYAEHLNLDKPVDIGTLKVFYQFSNGAPMISEVDPEIKQALKKVVEHFQLKYNMTVEEKKIDWLKRSTQIWSTSMKTEDRFAAHILKNPSVTSNVLEIFKSTLGLSENTLACLLISLSDQEKFNPESEKHKYFMKARDYLEEVFRNMLGDNGVFLFPTHPLPALYHNQPLIRPLNFMYTAIINSLGLPATAVPLGLNKDGLPIGIQVVSNINNDRLCFAVAEELEKVFGGWVEPQNGK